TAGCAGAGGTTAAAAGGTTAATAGTCACAGCTTGTTTATAACACTTCGTAACAATCTGGTTTAATCATAGCGTAAGTGACCGTCAGGATTGTGCAGGCAGGGTGTGTCATCTAACCCCACCTGCATTGTGAACAGCACGAACTAGTCACCCAGTTCTGGTTGAGGATCTAGCTGACGGCAGCAATCGCAGGTTGACGATCAAAAAGTGCTAAAACCCGCTGGGCAATTTGTCCTGGCATAAGCCCTAGCGCTTCCTTAGATTGGTCTGGTGTAGCGTGTTCCACCAACACATCAGGCACCCCTATGCGGGTGATGGGCACTACAATGTTCAAATCGAGCAGGGCTTCAGCTACGGCAGAGCCAAAACCTCCCATCAGACAACCTTCCTCTAGGGTGACAACCCGGCCAATTTGTTGTGCTAGCGGTGCAATTAACTCAGTATCCAGTGGCTTGGCAAAGCGAGCATTGACCACAGTAGCCTGGATGCCGTGTTCACTTAGCATTTCAGCCGCTTGCATAGCAGGGTAGACCATAGAGCCATAACCTACTAGCAGGATGTCATCCCCATGTCTCAGGATCTCTGCTTTGCCGATCGGCAATGGTTCCCAACCATCTTCCATCAGTGGTGCACCGTAGCCATCACCCCGTGGATAGCGGAGGGCGATCGGGCCTTGGGTATAGTTGATACCTGTCACCACCATGCGCTGGAGTTCGGCTTCGTCCTTGGGAGCCATCAGCACCATGTTGGGAATGCATCGTAGGTAAGCAATGTCATACATACCCTGGTGGGTGGGGCCGTCAGCTCCTACAATGCCTGCCCGATCCATGCAAAAGAAGACGGGTAGATTTTGAATGCAGACATCGTGGACAATCTGGTCGAAGGCTCGTTGCAGGAAAGTGGAATAGATGGCAACTACTGGACGCATCCCTTCACAGGCCAAACCAGCCGCTAGGGTTACGCCGTGTTGCTCGGCAATGCCCACATCGATGTATTGCTTGGGCAGCTTGGCTTGTAGAATATCTAAGCCCGTCCCCGTTGCCATGGCAGCCGTGATCCCGATAATGTTAGGGTTGTTTTCAGCCAGCTTCGTTAGGGTCTGCCCAAACACTTTGGAATAGCTGGGGGGCTTGGGCTTGCTGGGGGGGTTAGCCTTACCTGTCGCCAAGTTAAAGGGAGATTGGGCATGGTAGCCAACTTGATCCTTTTCAGCGATCGCATAGCCTTTGCCCTTCACCGTTGCCACATGTACTAGTACTGGCCCAGGGTGCTGGTGGGCCTTCCGGAAGGTCTCGATCAGTTCCTCTAGATTGTGACCATCGATCGGCCCCACAT
Above is a window of Cyanobacteriota bacterium DNA encoding:
- the dxs gene encoding 1-deoxy-D-xylulose-5-phosphate synthase — translated: MHLSELTHPNQLHGLSIAQLRKIADQIREKHLQTVATSGGHLGPGLGVVELTLALYQTLDLDRDKVIWDVGHQAYPHKLITGRYNQFHTLRQKDGIAGYLKRCESRFDHFGAGHASTSISAALGMALARDLKGENFKVVAVIGDGALTGGMALEAINHAGHLPKTNLMVVLNDNEMSISPNVGAIPRYLNKIRLSDPVQFLADNLEEQFKQIPFVGEKFTPEMERIKEGMKRLAVPKVGAVFEELGFTYVGPIDGHNLEELIETFRKAHQHPGPVLVHVATVKGKGYAIAEKDQVGYHAQSPFNLATGKANPPSKPKPPSYSKVFGQTLTKLAENNPNIIGITAAMATGTGLDILQAKLPKQYIDVGIAEQHGVTLAAGLACEGMRPVVAIYSTFLQRAFDQIVHDVCIQNLPVFFCMDRAGIVGADGPTHQGMYDIAYLRCIPNMVLMAPKDEAELQRMVVTGINYTQGPIALRYPRGDGYGAPLMEDGWEPLPIGKAEILRHGDDILLVGYGSMVYPAMQAAEMLSEHGIQATVVNARFAKPLDTELIAPLAQQIGRVVTLEEGCLMGGFGSAVAEALLDLNIVVPITRIGVPDVLVEHATPDQSKEALGLMPGQIAQRVLALFDRQPAIAAVS